The genomic window CCCCATCCCTACCCTGATACACAACAGAAGTGTCGAGCAAAATTTTTGTGCTCCTCACCCACCTATTCGAGTGGGGAAGATGTTCTCGTTGTTGATGAGGGTCTCGATCCAGTCCATCATCAGGTTCATGTACTGCAGGGCGGGCAGCTTGGTGGGCTTCTTGTACAGGTTGCCGTCCTGCCAGCGGTACTCGTAGCGCAGGCCACCGGACATGATGGGGCAGGAGCGCTCGGTGCAGAACTCACTGACCGTGCCGTAGATGAGGTTGATGCGGTTGAAGAAGTCCACCACGTGCACCGCGATCCAGTCATTGATGTTCTCCCCCTCGGGCAGCTGGACCACCTTCCTCAGGTCCAGCCCAGACTTCAGTGAGGCTTGGGCCTTCTTGTACAGCTCGAACCGCTGGGTCCCCGGCTCAAAGCGCTTCCGAGGCCGGAATGTTTTGTCTTTGCTGAAGACTTGTCCCAGACACAgggccattttgttttcctgtaacCGGGAGGGAAGGGGGTGATGGGAGCTCTCGTGGATGTTAGGGAAACCTTTAGGATCCTGTGAATGGCGGGGTTGTCTTTAGCAAAACAAGGTTGTTGAGGTTGTGCAGGACAATGCAGTCCTCTGTGGAGGCACCACTGAAGGACTCGGTTTCTCCTCAAGAGGCAGAGCTCAGTTTGGGAGCAGAAGGTGGGATCGGGTGGCCTTTTGCTGTTGGAATGGAAAGGAACAGTAAGTAGTGATTCAAGGgcaagtatatatttaaaaaagaaaagttgttATATTTGTATCTTTTTCATCTTCCACAAACATCTAAATGACGTTTGCAGGTTAAAACCAGGGAAACCAAACCAGCCAATCAGTATAATTTGTTTTCGGAAGCTCAGAATAACCAGGGAAGCATTTTCACAGCTGATTCTTAAGATGGTTTCATTGTATGGTCTcagttatatattatatat from Amia ocellicauda isolate fAmiCal2 chromosome 19, fAmiCal2.hap1, whole genome shotgun sequence includes these protein-coding regions:
- the mob3c gene encoding MOB kinase activator 3C, which gives rise to MALCLGQVFSKDKTFRPRKRFEPGTQRFELYKKAQASLKSGLDLRKVVQLPEGENINDWIAVHVVDFFNRINLIYGTVSEFCTERSCPIMSGGLRYEYRWQDGNLYKKPTKLPALQYMNLMMDWIETLINNENIFPTRIGVPFPKNFQQVCKKILSRLFRVFVHVYIHHFDRICSMGAEAHINTCYKHYYYFIVEFSLIEHSELEPLKDMTEKICN